GGAATCTCGGAGCCCAGCGTGGCGCCCTCACGACCCGGCAGCAGGGGGATCACGCGGTCCGCCACGAGGAGCGCTTCGTCCGGGTCGTTGGTGATCCAGATCACGGTGGTGCGGTTCGCCTGCCAGATTTCCGCGATCTCGTCCTGGAGCGTGGCGCGGGTGAGGGCATCCAAGGCGGACAGAGGCTCATCCAGCAGGAGGATGCGGGGATTGGCGGCGAGAGTGCGGGCCACCGAGACTCGCTGGCGCATGCCGCCGGAGAGTTCGCGGGGAAGTTTCGCGGATGCTGGCGTGAGCTTCACCATGTCGATGTATTTGGAGGCGTGCTCGGCGCGCTCCTTCTCGCTGAGGCTCGGAAAAATCTGATCTACGGCGAGGCGGACGTTTTCCGTCACCGTCAGCCATGGAAGCAGCGAGTAGTTCTGGAAGACGATCCCTCGCTCCGGTCCCGGGCCGGTGATCGGCGCGCCATCCATCATCGCGCTGCCCGTGTCCGGCTTTTGCAAGCCTGCGATCAGATTGATCAGCGTGCTCTTGCCGGTGCCGGAGTAACCGATGATCGAGACGAAGTCGCCTTCCTGCACGCTGAGGTTGATGTCGCGCAGCACCTCGCTTCGCGAGAAGCCCCGGCCGAAGCCTTTGGAGACGCCGCTGAGTTCTACGATAGGTCTCATAGGTTCTGAGGGTCGGAGGAGGTTTTCAAGCCGTGCGGAAGCGCCCTTCGACGAGGCTCATCAGGCGATCCAGCACATAGCCGATCACCCCGATCGTCAGGATGGAGAGGATGATGTGGGCGAAGCTGTTCGCGTTGTATTGCTGCCAGAGGAAGCCACCGATGCCGGGCTTCCCGATCAGCATTTCCACAGCGACGATGACCAGCCAGGCGATCCCGAGAGAGAGGCGGAAGCCGGTGAACATGTAGGGAAGTGCCGAGGGAATGAGGACCTTGAACAAGGTCTTCATGCGTGAGAGTTTCAGTACCTTGGCGACATTCAGGTAGTCCTGCGGGACCGCCCGCACGCCGACGGCGGTATTGAGCACGGTGGGCCACATGGCACAGATGGCGATGGTGAACAGCGCCGCAGCATCGGACGTGCCGAAACTCACGCGTCCGCTCGCATCCAGGACTTTCAGCCCGCTAAAGAGCACCATGCCGAGCGGCAGCCATGCGAGCGGCGATACCGGACGGAGAATCTGGATGATCGGGTCGAATGCCTTCGTGAAATTCTTCGAGAGTCCCAGGAAGAAGCCGATCGGCGTGCCGATTAGCAAAGCGATGAAATAGCCCTGTGCGACCAGCTTCAGCGAGAGCCAGGTGAAGCGCAGGATACCTTGGTCGAGCTCGCCGCGCTTGGCCAGTGGCTCGACGATGTAGGGCTTGCTTGCCGTCCATGTCTCGGTGGGCGAGGGGAGATTCTTCGAGATGCCATGACGCTCCACCTTGGTGACCGGATCTCCCCAATCATCCACCGTGGTGGTGGTCGTGGATTTTCCCGCGATGATGGCCCAGCCGCCGAGGCAGAGCATGATGCCGACGAGCGGCAGCAGGAGGACGTCGAGCTTGAGAGACTGAATGAACTTCATGGCAAAGTGTGAGCTGAGGCAAAACCCGCGGGCGATCGGGCAACGACCGCCCGCGGGGAACCGAATCCGCAACCAGTAGAATGTTTCTGTTTAGCCCTTGAGGGTCTTGATGGCGAAGGAGGCTGCGAAGGCTTCGAGATCGGCCTTCGGGTCGAACTTGGTGCCATCGAAGAAAGATTCGGAAGCATCGCTCAGGCCGTCGTGCGTGTAGCCGATCTCCTTCATCGCTTCCTCATAGAAATCGGTGCGCATCACTTGCCTGGTGATGCCTTCATAGTCCGGCGCTCCCGTGGTGAAGCCCCAGCGGCGGAGCTGCGTGAGCCACCACTTGCAGTACTTCGGCTGCGGGTAGTTGCAGTTGCGATCGCTGAAGATCATGTAGTCCGGATCGCGGAACTTGCGGCCATCGCCCATGTCGTACTTGCCCTGGAGCCGCTGGAGGATCGATTCGGGCGGGCAGTTGATGTAGCTGGTGGCGCTTACGATCTTTGCCTGCTCCGGGCGGTTCTCCATCTTGTCGAGCCAGACGCTGGCTTCATGGAGCGCCTTGAGCACGGCCTTCACGGTCTTCGGATTCTTGTTCGCGAAATCTTCGGTGAAGGCGCAGACCTTCTCGGGGTGGTGCTTCCAGATTGCCTGGGTATTGATGCCGGTGAAGCCGATGCCATCGGCCACGGCCTTGCCATTCCATGGCTCGCCCACGCAGAAGCCATCCATCTTGCCCACCTGCATGTTCGCCACCATCTGCGGCGGCGGGATGGTGATGAGGGAAATGTCCGCACCGGCACCGGCCGCATCGCCGGGATTGATGCCACCGGCAGCCAGCCAATAGCGCAGCCACATGGCATGCGTGCCTGGAGGAAAAGTCATCGCGAAGGTCATCGGATTGCCGCCGGCTTTCGCCGCATCGACGAGCGGCTTCAGCGCCTTCGGGTCCGCGCCGACCTTTCCTTTGAGCGAGTTTGCGAGGCTGATTGACTGACCGTTGCGATTGAGCAGCCATGGAATCACCATCGGCACCTTCGGGGCGCCGCCGAGTCCCATGGTGGAGGCGATGGGCATGCCGATGAGCATATGGGTGGCCTGGATGTCACCATTGGCAAGCGAGTCACGGATCGCTGCCCAGCTCGCGCCCTTCGTCACCGTCGAGTTGATCCCGTATTTTTTGAAAAGGCCCTTCTCATGCGCGATGATGATCGGCGAGCAATCGGTGAGAGCGATGATGCCGAAGTTGACGTTCGCAGTTTCGGGCGCATCGGATGCCGTCTGGGCACCGGCCCATCCGGTGGGCAGGCCGGAGGCGAGGAGACCGAGGGCGGTGGCTTTGGTGGAGTGGCCGAGGAAGGCGCGACGGGAGAGCGACGAGTGGTTTTGATTCATGGCACGAAGACGATTTGCAACTCCTCTGGAAAAGCGGCCAGCGAGCCATCGTGCCAACCCGGCGAAGTGTCCGATGAGTTGAAATCTCATGCTGCCACTGAGGTTCCTTCATAATCAGGGCCTCGAAAT
This portion of the Luteolibacter luteus genome encodes:
- a CDS encoding ABC transporter ATP-binding protein, with translation MRPIVELSGVSKGFGRGFSRSEVLRDINLSVQEGDFVSIIGYSGTGKSTLINLIAGLQKPDTGSAMMDGAPITGPGPERGIVFQNYSLLPWLTVTENVRLAVDQIFPSLSEKERAEHASKYIDMVKLTPASAKLPRELSGGMRQRVSVARTLAANPRILLLDEPLSALDALTRATLQDEIAEIWQANRTTVIWITNDPDEALLVADRVIPLLPGREGATLGSEIPVAIERPRDRRELLRSPDFKDLKLQLVDTLLGAKKDSTPLVTKKLAAPDILPEDLGKKRSFSLFDRPAPRRRSQLQREELKIEVS
- the ntrB gene encoding nitrate ABC transporter permease; the protein is MKFIQSLKLDVLLLPLVGIMLCLGGWAIIAGKSTTTTTVDDWGDPVTKVERHGISKNLPSPTETWTASKPYIVEPLAKRGELDQGILRFTWLSLKLVAQGYFIALLIGTPIGFFLGLSKNFTKAFDPIIQILRPVSPLAWLPLGMVLFSGLKVLDASGRVSFGTSDAAALFTIAICAMWPTVLNTAVGVRAVPQDYLNVAKVLKLSRMKTLFKVLIPSALPYMFTGFRLSLGIAWLVIVAVEMLIGKPGIGGFLWQQYNANSFAHIILSILTIGVIGYVLDRLMSLVEGRFRTA
- a CDS encoding CmpA/NrtA family ABC transporter substrate-binding protein — its product is MNQNHSSLSRRAFLGHSTKATALGLLASGLPTGWAGAQTASDAPETANVNFGIIALTDCSPIIIAHEKGLFKKYGINSTVTKGASWAAIRDSLANGDIQATHMLIGMPIASTMGLGGAPKVPMVIPWLLNRNGQSISLANSLKGKVGADPKALKPLVDAAKAGGNPMTFAMTFPPGTHAMWLRYWLAAGGINPGDAAGAGADISLITIPPPQMVANMQVGKMDGFCVGEPWNGKAVADGIGFTGINTQAIWKHHPEKVCAFTEDFANKNPKTVKAVLKALHEASVWLDKMENRPEQAKIVSATSYINCPPESILQRLQGKYDMGDGRKFRDPDYMIFSDRNCNYPQPKYCKWWLTQLRRWGFTTGAPDYEGITRQVMRTDFYEEAMKEIGYTHDGLSDASESFFDGTKFDPKADLEAFAASFAIKTLKG